Proteins encoded by one window of uncultured Methanobrevibacter sp.:
- the dapB gene encoding 4-hydroxy-tetrahydrodipicolinate reductase has protein sequence MIKVAVTGAAGRMGSGIIKKITQQDDMEVVAAIEIPNTPLEGVDAGVQAGIGELGVNIVGAEKLEETLKKSKADVLVDFTIAHAAVETIKIATSCGVNVVVGTTGFSDEQMAGNIKNVEENNVKAVISSNMSIGVNVFFNTLKKLTSVLNDFDIEIIEAHHNQKKDAPSGTAMTAFEVIANELDRNPEEVGVFGRKGMVGKRTKEEIGVHAIRGGDIVGDHTVMFIGDGERIEFTHRAHTREVFIAGVIRAIRYIPDAKEGVVSNMNDVLGLE, from the coding sequence ATGATTAAAGTAGCAGTAACTGGAGCAGCTGGAAGAATGGGCTCTGGAATTATTAAAAAAATAACACAGCAAGATGACATGGAAGTAGTAGCAGCTATTGAAATACCTAATACTCCTTTAGAAGGTGTTGATGCAGGTGTTCAAGCAGGTATTGGCGAATTGGGTGTTAATATTGTTGGTGCTGAAAAATTAGAAGAAACTTTAAAAAAATCTAAAGCAGATGTTTTAGTTGATTTTACTATAGCTCATGCAGCTGTTGAAACAATTAAAATAGCTACTTCTTGTGGTGTAAATGTTGTGGTGGGAACTACTGGTTTTAGTGACGAACAAATGGCTGGAAACATTAAAAATGTGGAAGAAAATAATGTTAAAGCAGTTATATCTTCTAACATGTCTATTGGAGTTAATGTATTTTTCAATACTTTAAAGAAATTAACTTCAGTTTTAAATGATTTTGACATTGAAATTATCGAAGCACATCATAATCAAAAAAAGGATGCTCCATCTGGAACTGCAATGACTGCATTTGAAGTAATAGCTAATGAACTTGACCGTAATCCTGAAGAAGTAGGTGTTTTCGGAAGAAAAGGAATGGTTGGTAAAAGAACTAAAGAAGAAATTGGTGTGCATGCTATTCGTGGTGGAGATATTGTTGGAGACCATACTGTAATGTTCATTGGCGATGGTGAAAGAATAGAATTCACACATAGAGCTCATACTAGAGAAGTTTTTATTGCAGGTGTAATTAGAGCTATTAGATATATTCCTGATGCTAAAGAGGGTGTTGTTAGCAATATGAATGATGTCTTAGGATTAGAATAG
- the dapA gene encoding 4-hydroxy-tetrahydrodipicolinate synthase, translating to MNFEGTYVAMITPFTDDGKIDEEGFRSNINYLINNGVTGLVGAGTSGESATLTHEEHKQVIEILIDEVDGRVETIAGAGSNSTHEAIELNKSAEELGADATLVITPYYNKPQQHALIKHYQAISDATDIPVIAYNVPSRTGIDMSVETIVELAKIDNIDAVKEASGSVDKVSGIYKALTKEGLEEDFNILSGEDGLTLPIMALGGTGVISASANVDPKRMVLMVDSILNDDFTRAQELHYEMIDLIKALFIESNPVPAKTAMNIMGLPSGPLRAPLADMKNENVEILKKALKEADLI from the coding sequence ATGAATTTTGAAGGTACATATGTTGCAATGATAACTCCATTTACAGATGATGGAAAAATTGATGAAGAAGGATTTAGATCCAATATTAATTATTTAATTAATAATGGTGTAACTGGGTTGGTTGGTGCTGGAACTTCTGGTGAATCAGCAACATTAACTCATGAGGAACATAAACAAGTAATTGAAATTTTAATTGATGAAGTTGATGGTAGAGTTGAAACAATTGCTGGGGCAGGTAGTAATTCTACACATGAAGCTATTGAGTTAAATAAATCTGCTGAAGAATTAGGTGCAGATGCAACTTTAGTAATTACTCCTTACTATAATAAACCACAGCAACATGCATTGATTAAACATTATCAAGCTATTAGTGATGCAACTGATATTCCAGTTATTGCATATAATGTTCCATCTCGTACTGGAATTGATATGAGTGTTGAAACTATTGTTGAATTAGCTAAAATTGATAATATTGATGCTGTTAAAGAAGCTAGTGGAAGTGTGGATAAAGTATCTGGAATATACAAAGCTCTTACAAAAGAAGGACTTGAAGAAGATTTCAATATTCTTTCTGGAGAAGATGGGTTAACTTTACCAATCATGGCATTGGGAGGAACTGGTGTGATTAGTGCATCAGCTAATGTAGATCCTAAAAGAATGGTTTTAATGGTTGACAGTATATTAAATGATGATTTTACTAGGGCTCAAGAGCTTCACTATGAAATGATTGATTTAATAAAAGCTCTTTTCATTGAAAGTAATCCTGTGCCTGCAAAAACTGCAATGAATATAATGGGTCTTCCTTCTGGACCTCTTAGAGCACCATTAGCAGATATGAAAAATGAAAATGTTGAAATTCTCAAAAAAGCTTTAAAAGAAGCAGATTTAATTTAA
- a CDS encoding aspartate kinase, translating to MDLIVAKFGGTSVGDGSRIRKAAQSVVNEYMKGNQLVVVVSAVNNATDELIELSSDAIGGGLTDRQKAEIMSMGELTSSRLFAATIESLGVKAEFIDPYNDKWPVITDSNSLNAKIDFATTDKKCEGIKNLLSQGIIPVICGFLGKGPSGEITTIGRGGSDVTAFLLGHCLGANDVVIVTDVDGVMSTDPNKIEEAELLDEISVEEMRDLATHGAQVLHPHALKYKDPLISAKIINFNNGDLSAKGTKITGPFEGDMLKTVSLYKNPISVIAIVGEEMLKKVGLLASLTSCLAEDGINIFGISAGQNSITTFVEKKDSDKAYHLLHSWVVDDDILSSLSLGDDTAMITVVSPEFIDEPGIISNITNPLRKNNINIVEISSSQTAVVLFVDWEDGEKALELIKEVLQ from the coding sequence ATGGATTTAATAGTAGCAAAATTTGGAGGTACATCGGTAGGTGATGGCTCTAGAATTAGAAAAGCAGCTCAGTCTGTAGTTAATGAATATATGAAAGGTAATCAATTAGTTGTTGTTGTTTCTGCAGTTAATAATGCAACTGATGAGCTAATTGAATTGTCTAGTGATGCTATTGGAGGGGGTTTAACCGATAGGCAAAAGGCAGAAATAATGTCTATGGGTGAACTAACTAGCTCTAGGTTGTTTGCTGCAACTATTGAATCTTTAGGTGTTAAAGCTGAATTTATTGATCCTTATAATGATAAATGGCCTGTAATAACTGATTCTAATTCTCTTAATGCTAAAATTGATTTTGCAACAACTGATAAAAAATGTGAAGGGATTAAAAATCTTTTAAGTCAAGGTATCATTCCAGTTATTTGTGGATTTTTAGGAAAAGGCCCTAGTGGTGAAATTACTACTATTGGTAGAGGAGGCAGTGATGTAACTGCATTTTTATTAGGGCATTGTTTAGGTGCTAATGATGTAGTTATTGTTACTGATGTTGATGGAGTAATGTCAACAGATCCTAATAAAATAGAAGAGGCAGAATTATTGGATGAAATTTCTGTTGAAGAAATGAGGGATTTAGCAACTCATGGAGCACAAGTTTTACATCCACATGCTTTAAAATATAAAGACCCACTAATAAGTGCTAAAATTATCAACTTCAATAATGGTGATTTAAGTGCTAAAGGTACAAAAATAACTGGTCCTTTTGAAGGAGACATGTTAAAGACAGTATCTTTATACAAAAATCCTATTTCTGTCATTGCTATTGTTGGGGAAGAGATGCTCAAGAAAGTAGGTCTTTTAGCAAGTTTAACTTCATGCCTTGCAGAAGATGGGATTAATATATTTGGCATTTCAGCAGGACAGAATTCTATAACTACTTTTGTAGAAAAGAAAGATTCTGATAAAGCATATCATTTATTACATAGTTGGGTGGTTGATGATGATATTTTAAGTTCATTATCTCTTGGTGATGATACAGCTATGATTACTGTAGTTAGTCCGGAGTTTATTGATGAACCTGGCATTATTTCTAATATTACTAATCCACTTAGAAAAAACAATATTAATATTGTTGAGATATCTTCATCTCAAACTGCTGTAGTATTATTTGTCGATTGGGAAGATGGTGAAAAAGCGCTTGAATTAATTAAAGAGGTTTTACAATGA